A stretch of Lactiplantibacillus brownii DNA encodes these proteins:
- a CDS encoding acyltransferase — MKTRNSAFELLRIIAMFMIVLYHSVFWGPLNQITSLSTNRIFAQLFLVGGKLGVNLFVMISGYFLVTSKAKIEKVIPMWKQVFTYSAGFLVIFFMINRGNVNIKSLLRGFFPMVFNEYWFVTTYLMLYILAPYLNRLIKSLPSRFLLRLIVILTVVISILPSIFQNQMAVSNLGWFILLYIIAAYLRLYGVPSKLIARHFNVWFLAISAALLYGSIIIMDLASLKFTVFKGKELHFAGQESILLLCFSISIFIWVMNITPFSNKFINRVSALTFGVYLIHDNEFIRPLLWQHLVPEKLLFRSSMYPISIIGITVLIYIITSFIEWIRQQVHFRKRG, encoded by the coding sequence TTGAAAACTAGAAATTCTGCGTTTGAGCTGTTAAGAATAATAGCTATGTTTATGATTGTGCTGTATCATTCAGTGTTCTGGGGGCCGTTAAACCAGATCACTTCATTGTCAACGAATCGAATATTTGCTCAACTTTTTCTTGTAGGCGGAAAACTAGGTGTAAATCTATTCGTGATGATTAGCGGCTATTTTTTAGTAACTTCGAAGGCTAAAATTGAAAAAGTAATTCCAATGTGGAAACAAGTATTTACATATTCTGCTGGTTTTTTAGTAATTTTCTTTATGATTAATCGGGGTAATGTGAATATTAAATCATTACTGCGCGGCTTTTTCCCAATGGTGTTCAATGAATATTGGTTTGTAACCACTTATTTAATGTTATATATTTTGGCACCATATTTAAATAGATTGATTAAGTCACTTCCTAGCCGTTTCTTGTTGAGGCTAATAGTTATATTAACTGTAGTTATATCAATACTACCAAGTATTTTTCAGAACCAAATGGCGGTAAGTAACCTAGGATGGTTCATTTTATTATACATTATTGCTGCGTATCTGAGACTTTACGGAGTTCCTTCAAAGTTGATAGCAAGACACTTCAATGTCTGGTTTTTGGCTATTTCGGCGGCATTACTGTACGGCTCGATTATTATTATGGATCTTGCTAGTTTGAAGTTTACTGTTTTTAAGGGTAAAGAGTTACATTTTGCTGGGCAAGAATCGATTCTATTATTGTGTTTTTCGATTTCAATATTTATTTGGGTCATGAATATTACACCATTTAGCAATAAGTTCATTAATCGAGTTTCAGCATTAACTTTTGGTGTGTACCTAATTCATGACAATGAATTTATTAGGCCTCTTTTGTGGCAGCATTTAGTACCTGAAAAGTTATTGTTCCGTAGTTCCATGTATCCAATTAGTATTATTGGAATTACCGTGCTGATTTATATTATTACATCATTCATTGAATGGATACGTCAACAAGTTCATTTCCGGAAGCGAGGTTAG
- a CDS encoding glycosyltransferase yields the protein MKVGLVVPYLSGHGGMETVLKSFVDHYDDSTLSVCFPQGVQSTDFLTDILKQRLTVRKVPNKKLVRQTVGVFNLSKYILKTDADVIICMSSMLIKLVAKLRSLFKKQFAIVSWLHFSITDEDALNYNDLKLADFHFAISSGIKKQMVANKISANKIFTIYNPISTMNNHVIEKSHDGVTRFAYIGRMMWERQKNLKEMLTSFKDVKGNYIVYMIGTGSESDMHKISSYIKENHMDNVILKGWQHNPWGSVPAIDYTVLTSKFEGFPMVLVESIARGVPVISSNCPTGPDDIVNNSNGVLYSVGNTIELQSILQNAIDNKISFLEDEVLKSATKFSSDVYYKNVSTALTRISNNY from the coding sequence ATGAAGGTAGGCTTGGTTGTACCATATTTATCAGGGCATGGAGGAATGGAAACGGTCCTAAAAAGTTTCGTTGATCATTATGATGACTCAACTTTATCTGTTTGCTTCCCCCAAGGGGTACAAAGTACAGATTTTTTGACCGATATACTAAAGCAACGTTTAACAGTAAGAAAAGTTCCAAATAAGAAGCTTGTTAGACAAACCGTGGGTGTGTTCAATTTATCAAAATATATTTTGAAAACTGATGCAGATGTTATTATTTGTATGAGTTCTATGCTAATTAAATTGGTGGCTAAGCTAAGATCATTGTTTAAAAAACAATTTGCAATCGTATCATGGCTACATTTTTCTATTACTGATGAAGATGCACTGAATTATAATGATTTAAAGTTAGCTGATTTTCACTTTGCGATTAGTAGTGGAATAAAGAAGCAAATGGTCGCTAATAAAATATCAGCAAATAAAATATTTACAATCTATAATCCAATTTCAACGATGAACAATCATGTAATAGAGAAGAGTCATGATGGCGTGACTCGGTTTGCTTATATTGGGCGAATGATGTGGGAGAGACAAAAGAATTTAAAAGAGATGCTGACAAGTTTTAAAGACGTTAAAGGAAATTATATTGTATATATGATTGGTACCGGTAGTGAAAGTGACATGCACAAAATAAGTTCATATATCAAAGAAAATCATATGGATAATGTTATTCTCAAAGGGTGGCAACATAATCCGTGGGGTTCTGTGCCGGCTATTGATTACACTGTATTGACGTCAAAATTTGAGGGCTTTCCGATGGTTCTGGTTGAATCAATAGCTCGTGGAGTGCCAGTTATTTCTAGTAATTGTCCAACCGGACCGGATGACATTGTTAATAATAGTAATGGTGTGCTATATTCAGTTGGAAATACGATAGAGTTGCAAAGTATTTTACAAAACGCTATTGATAACAAAATTTCGTTTTTAGAAGATGAAGTTTTAAAAAGTGCGACTAAGTTTTCTAGCGATGTATATTATAAAAATGTGTCCACGGCGTTAACTAGAATAAGTAATAATTACTGA